A window of Fragaria vesca subsp. vesca linkage group LG7, FraVesHawaii_1.0, whole genome shotgun sequence contains these coding sequences:
- the LOC101304611 gene encoding glyceraldehyde-3-phosphate dehydrogenase, cytosolic-like — MALLRSTTAASAPLFEASRSDLSFSASASSKVSSVGFGRNLNCSKVQSSIFGASISTGSSSLQTSSARSVQPIKATATEIPPTYQRSGSSGKIKIGINGFGRIGRLVLRIATARDDIEVVAVNDPMVDPKYMAYMFKYDSTHGVFDGSISVVDDSTLEINGKHIKVESKRDPAEIPWGSYGVEYVVESSGIFTNLEKAALHKKGGAKKVVISAPSADAPMFVVGVNENTYKPNMDIVSNASCTTNCLAPLAKVIHEEFGILEGLMTTVHATTATQKTVDGPSKKDWRGGRGAAQNIIPSSTGAAKAVGKVLPELNGKLTGMAFRVPTPNVSVVDLTCRLEKGGSYEDVKAAIRYAADGPLRGILGYTDEDVVSNDFVGDSRSSIFDAKAGLALSSTFVKLVSWYDNEWGYSNRVLDLIEHMALVAA, encoded by the exons ATGGCGCTGCTCAGATCCACCACCGCCGCCTCTGCTCCGTTGTTCGAAGCCTCCCGCTCCGACCTCTCTTTCTCCGCCTCCGCTTCCTCAAAG GTGTCAAGCGTTGGGTTTGGGCGTAATTTGAACTGTTCAAAGGTGCAATCATCCATCTTTGGGGCTTCTATCTCAACCGGCTCGTCTTCTTTACA GACAAGTAGTGCCAGGAGTGTCCAGCCTATTAAAGCCACAGCCACCGAAATTCCACCCACGTATCAGA GATCAGGGAGCAGTGGGAAGATCAAAATTGGAATCAATG GTTTTGGTCGGATTGGGCGGTTGGTTCTACGAATAGCGACTGCCAGGGATGATATAGAAGTGGTGGCAGTGAATGATCCTATGGTTGATCCTAAGTACATG GCTTACATGTTTAAGTACGACTCTACACATGGAGTTTTTGATGGTTCTATCAGTGTTGTGGATGACTCTACCTTGGAAATAAATGGAAAGCATATTAAAGTTGAGAGCAAAAG GGACCCTGCAGAGATCCCCTGGGGAAGTTACGGGGTTGAGTATGTAGTGGAATCTTCTGGGATTTTCACCAATCTTGAGAAGGCTGCATTACATAAAAAG GGTGGTGCAAAGAAAGTGGTTATATCAGCTCCATCAGCTGATGCACCCATGTTTGTCGTAGGAGTGAATGAGAATACATACAAGCCAAATATGGACATAGTTTCTAATGCAAGCTGTACCACAAATTGCCTTGCTCCACTTGCCAAG GTGATTCATGAGGAATTTGGTATTCTCGAAGGTCTGATGACGACTGTGCATGCAACTACAG CAACACAGAAAACAGTGGATGGCCCATCAAAGAAGGATTGGAGAGGTGGCCGAGGAGCTGCTCAGAATATCATTCCTAGTTCAACCGGTGCTGCAAAG GCTGTTGGAAAAGTTCTACCTGAACTCAATGGAAAGCTGACTGGTATGGCCTTCCGCGTCCCAACCCCTAATGTATCTGTTGTGGACTTAACTTGTCGACTTGAGAAGGGTGGTTCTTATGAGGATGTCAAAGCAGCCATCAG GTATGCTGCTGATGGGCCACTTAGAGGCATTCTGGGATACACCGATGAAGATGTGGTTTCCAATGATTTTGTTGGTGACTCAAG GTCCAGCATCTTTGATGCCAAGGCTGGATTAGCACTTAGTTCCACCTTTGTTAAGCTTGTTTCATGGTATGACAATGAATGGGGTTACAG CAACCGAGTTTTGGACCTCATAGAGCACATGGCATTGGTGGCAGCATAA
- the LOC101294021 gene encoding uncharacterized protein LOC101294021, with product MAISFKYWNECIDPLDMQALWNVPNVSAEWEDAGETKGQKVHLSRDPDGQVYLTQTEMKAVAEIIVRRHFTGKIDAEMICAIAELESDRQPLAQRYDKKAKATHLGIMQILPKTADWLASEKGYGAYQLKGNDSLLFRPFENIYFGAAYLIWLSSFDQKERSEEFVVRAYKGGTKKATHKSTLKYWQRYLSVKESLPSRKSLEGRKSVEEVSASLALAKKSASSQNTVLLTPKPRKLSGGTYTYWDSVASPEDMEDMWNHPVVSKEWTLTGEKQGQVRFSQDDKKRPYLSRMELKAVAEIILIKHFSAKPLKVSVLCALAEIISMRFLSGIGPRPGIMGIEYSTAVWLYREMGFRAYRISSADDLSKPFVSMYFGASYLLWLLECEGRLQPPQYVIQAYISGPKNVNLQDTGPEYLKFEEALSYYEDTKDTKRNPRDQGSCTIM from the exons ATGGCTATCAGCTTTAAATATTGGAATGAATGTATTGACCCCTTGGACATGCAAGCACTGTGGAATGTTCCTAATGTGAGTGCTGAATGGGAAGATGCTGGAGAGACCAAAGGGCAGAAAGTTCACCTCTCACGTGATCCTGATGGACAGGTTTATTTGACACAGACAGAGATGAAG GCTGTGGCTGAGATCATCGTTCGCAGGCATTTTACTGGAAAGATAGATGCT GAAATGATTTGTGCTATTGCTGAACTTGAAAGTGATAGACAGCCCCTTGCTCAGCGGTATGACAAAAAAGCTAAGGCCACTCACCTAGGGATCATGCAAATTTTACCAAAAACTGCTGATTGGCTGGCTAG TGAGAAGGGTTACGGGGCTTATCAATTGAAAGGGAATGATAGTCTCCTGTTCCGGCCTTTTGAAAATATATATTTTGGTGCTGCTTATCTAATTTGGTTATCAAGCTTTGACCAGAA AGAAAGGAGTGAAGAATTTGTAGTTAGGGCATATAAAGGAGGTACCAAAAAGGCAACTCACAAATCAACTTTGAAGTATTGGCAACGGTATCTTTCCGTCAAAGAATCTCTTCCATCCAG AAAAAGTCTTGAAGGTCGTAAATCTGTGGAAGAGGTTTCTGCTTCTCTTGCCCTTGCTAAAAAGTCTGCTTCATCACAAAACACAG TATTACTAACTCCTAAGCCAAGAAAGCTTTCAGGTGGTACGTACACATATTGGGACTCTGTAGCTTCTCCAGAAGACATGGAAGACATGTGGAATCATCCTGTAGTCTCTAAAGAGTGGACTCTAACTGGAGAGAAACAGGGACAAGTGCGCTTCTCCCAAGATGATAAGAAAAGACCATATCTTTCTCGGATGGAACTGAAG GCTGTGGCAGAAATCATACTCATAAAGCACTTCAGTGCAAAGCCACTTAAAGTT TCAGTTCTTTGTGCTCTAGCAGAGATCATAAGCATGCGATTCCTGAGTGGCATTGGACCACGTCCTGGTATAATGGGAATCGAGTATTCTACAGCTGTATGGCTTTACAG GGAGATGGGCTTTAGGGCATATAGAATTAGCTCTGCTGATGATCTTTCCAAGCCATTTGTGTCTATGTACTTTGGTGCATCCTATTTATTATGGTTACTGGAATGTGAAGGAAG GTTACAACCTCCACAGTATGTTATTCAGGCTTATATCTCAGGGCCAAAGAATGTGAATCTTCAGGATACAGGTCCTGAGTATCTCAAGTTTGAGGAAGCCTTGAGCTACTACGAAGATACAAAAGATACAAAGCGGAATCCTAG GGATCAAGGGAGCTGCACCATCATGTAA
- the LOC101304906 gene encoding L-ascorbate oxidase-like yields MVKILELHRTSVKLFDLWSLICLVAFPIVEARVRHYRWDVKYEYKSPDCFQKLVMTINGGTPGPTILAQQGDTIVVELKNSLLTENIAIHWHGIRQIGTPWSDGTEGVTQCPILPGDTFTYKYVVDRAGTFMYHGHYGMQREAGLYGSIIVSLPSGASEPFAYDYDRTIILNDWFHKSTYEEATGLSSIPFVWVGEPQSLLINGRGRYNCYLLANPSLGACNVTNPECLPHVVTVIPGKTYRLRIGSLTALSALSFQIEGHNFTVVEADGHYVEPFVTKNLFLYSGETYSILVKANQDPSRNYWMTTSVVGREPKTPTGLAILNYYPTHFRKSPSTVPTTGPAWNDTAPRLAQSLAIKALQGTIHTPPPTSDKTIVLLNTQNKIEGHVRWSLNNVSFSIPHTPYLIALKELLNLSHVFEQKPPPENYDFNNYDIYSVAKNVNATSSNGLYRLKFNSTVDVVLQNANTMTANNSEIHPWHLHGHDFWVLGYGKGKFDITKDVAKYNLVNPIMKNTVPVHPYGWTALRFRADNPGVWAFHCHIESHFYMGMGVVFESGVEKVAKLPSFIMGCGETKSYHRP; encoded by the exons ATGGTTAAGATTTTAGAACTACACAGAACTTCGGTGAAGCTGTTTGATTTGTGGAGTTTAATCTGTTTGGTAGCTTTTCCGATAGTTGAAGCAAGAGTTCGGCATTACAGATGGGATGTGAAGTATGAGTACAAATCTCCAGATTGCTTTCAGAAGCTGGTTATGACCATCAATGGAGGAACCCCAGGTCCAACAATATTGGCACAGCAGGGTGATACAATTGTAGTTGAGCTCAAGAATAGCTTGTTAACCGAGAATATAGCTATCCACTGGCATGGAATTCGACAG ATAGGAACACCTTGGAGTGATGGAACAGAAGGTGTGACTCAATGTCCTATCTTACCAGGAGATACCTTCACATACAAGTATGTTGTGGATAGG GCTGGGACATTTATGTACCATGGACATTATGGAATGCAAAGAGAAGCTGGGTTATATGGATCCATTATTGTATCACTTCCCAGTGGAGCTTCTGAGCCCTTTGCTTATGATTATGACAGAACCATTATCCTAAATGATTGGTTCCACAAAAGCACTTATGAGGAAGCTACTGGCCTGTCCTCCATTCCCTTTGTTTGGGTTGGGGAGCCTCAG TCACTTCTGATTAATGGAAGAGGGAGATACAACTGCTATCTGCTAGCAAATCCAAGCCTGGGAGCCTGTAATGTGACAAATCCAGAGTGTCTACCCCATGTTGTGACAGTAATTCCTGGCAAAACATACCGATTAAGGATTGGTAGCTTGACTGCTTTATCAGCTCTCAGTTTTCAGATTGAG GGTCACAATTTTACTGTCGTTGAAGCTGATGGGCACTATGTGGAGCCATTTGTGACCAAAAACCTATTCCTTTACTCTGGTGAGACGTACTCTATCCTAGTAAAAGCAAACCAAGACCCATCAAGAAACTATTGGATGACTACAAGTGTAGTTGGCAGAGAACCTAAAACCCCAACTGGATTAGCAATCCTCAATTATTATCCTACCCATTTCAGGAAATCCCCTTCAACAGTTCCAACCACAGGCCCTGCTTGGAATGACACAGCACCAAGACTAGCTCAGAGTCTTGCTATCAAAGCCCTCCAAGGTACTATTCACACCCCTCCTCCCACTTCAGACAAAACCATTGTGCTTCTCAACACCCAAAACAAGATCGAAGGGCACGTCCGCTGGTCCTTGAACAATGTATCTTTCTCTATTCCACACACACCTTATTTGATAGCTTTGAAGGAGTTGTTGAATCTAAGCCATGTGTTTGAGCAAAAACCACCTCCAGAAAACTATGACTTCAACAACTATGATATATACAGTGTTGCCAAGAATGTGAATGCTACTTCAAGCAATGGCTTATACAGGTTGAAGTTCAATAGCACAGTGGATGTTGTACTGCAAAATGCCAACACGATGACTGCAAACAACAGTGAAATACATCCATGGCATCTCCATGGTCACGACTTTTGGGTGTTGGGATATGGAAAAGGAAAGTTCGACATTACAAAAGATGTGGCAAAATACAATCTTGTCAATCCGATCATGAAGAACACAGTGCCAGTACACCCTTATGGTTGGACTGCTTTGAGATTTCGAGCAGATAATCCTGGCGTTTGGGCATTTCATTGCCATATAGAGTCGCATTTCTACATGGGAATGGGAGTGGTTTTTGAATCTGGGGTGGAGAAGGTGGCAAAGCTGCCATCTTTTATCATGGGTTGTGGAGAAACTAAAAGCTATCATAGGCCATAG
- the LOC101294311 gene encoding uncharacterized protein LOC101294311 has product MLRISAKKKYASEAYGQSNKSYERAGNYGNNGVISLQQYNSMEPGREEFHPSSQQYMPNSLSSMHSDMRSHNLNTSEIKPVHNYSITGEEFSLEFMLDRVNPRKPLHPNAVGDPSYVTDYVELKGMLGIRGFESGSDASMVAIPERGPNQFERNSSSLHDGRNNYGSVQSVPRVSSGYGSSRVHGYTLSGASDSTSMLMKVLCSFGGKILPRPSDGKLRYVGGDTRIIRIRKDITWQELIHKALSIYNQLHVIKYQLPGEELDALVSVSCDEDLQNMMEECNEIEDKEGPHKLRMFFFSISDLEDHFGLHTVDGDSEVQYVVAVNGMDLGSRKSSTIHGLTSSVANQLDETNRLNIQKGTSSVVKDSIGLGAPVLTGKIISATAAQSSEPILPSSSHAYEAYPHFQHGHVMHYGQNVQDPLQNGHAFPSQSHFGDTPTSVPHHGIHGIMNGGGGSIEGQTSGSRERNFEMPMKEVQPLHDGSFQQESDPEKLRPSRKEQSVPKPLYDGNLMNYPPVEEASKDERKYQEPENVASSIDSGMLVHNPSEVDHLSTSNNAFAPTYAESMSNEIDLGYLEPPVQPQRIYYSERIPREQAELLNRSSKSDDSHGPQFLVSHSRSDITHQDPITGVKKLHDHANLPPRTEQQSSSTVYVDAQSVDDGLAQLQKYKEFADSICEMNAKLLQDADGELKPALLNPADTKEFTNRDRILKSDQDANCLKGSHKKLVTDDIAEAVSDCPTVSQIPSMKHHEVPASNHSELNQDESTGKDPNTADNMGHAQVGTSTPVQGDIIIDIEERFPRDFLSDIFSKAILSEGSPDVGLLQKDGVGLSFKMENHDPKRWSYFQKLAQEGADQQDVSLMDQDLGFPSAIRNVEEDDSKSYHRTPLPTDGVPMAHMNSQPNFAEDISRETGLPKANYDHQQLKETESMQFEAMMENLRVPQSDYEQGKSTSRTAGLPPLNPSLGEFDISTLQLIKNEDLEQMKELGSGTFGTVYHGKWRGSDVAIKRLNKSCFTGRSSEQERLSVEFWREADILSKLHHPNVVAFYGVVQDGPGGTLATVTEYMVDGSLRHVLLRKDRYLDRRKRLIIAMDAAFGMEYLHSKNIVHFDLKCDNLLVNLKDPQRPICKVGDFGLSKIKRNTLVSGGVRGTLPWMAPELLNGSSTKVSEKVDIFSFGIVLWEILTGEEPYANMHYGAIIGGIVNNTLRPTIPSYCDPEWRTLMEQCWAPNPAARPSFTEIASCLRVMTRAASQTKAQGHKASK; this is encoded by the exons ATGCTCCGTATTAGTGCTAAAAAGAAGTATGCCTCTGAGGCTTATGGTCAAAGTAATAAGAGTTATGAGCGTGCTGGAAATTATGGGAACAATGGGGTTATATCATT ACAGCAGTACAATTCCATGGAACCTGGAAGGGAGGAATTTCATCCTTCATCCCAGCAATATATGCCAAACTCTCTGAGCAGTATGCATTCTGATATGAGGTCTCATAACCTTAATACTTCAGAAATTAAACCTGTACATAATTATTCCATAACAGGTGAGGAGTTTTCTCTTGAATTTATGCTTGATCGAGTGAACCCCAGGAAGCCTTTGCACCCAAATGCTGTGGGTGATCCAAGTTATGTTACTGACTATGTTGAACTAAAAGGAATGTTAGGAATCAGAGGTTTTGAAAGTGGTTCAGATGCTTCAATGGTTGCTATACCTGAAAGAGGTCCAAACCAGTTTGAGAGAAACAGCTCATCTTTACATGATGGCAGAAATAACTATGGATCAGTTCAATCAGTACCGCGAGTTTCATCAGGCTATGGAAGTAGTCGTGTTCATGGATATACCTTATCTGGAGCCTCTGATAGCACATCAATGTTAATGAAGGTTCTTTGTAGCTTTGGTGGTAAAATTTTGCCCCGTCCAAGTGATGGGAAGCTCAGGTATGTTGGAGGTGATACACGCATTATCCGTATTAGAAAGGACATTACCTGGCAGGAGCTTATACATAAAGCCTTATCAATTTATAACCAATTGCATGTAATTAAGTATCAGCTTCCAGGAGAGGAGCTTGATGCCTTGGTTTCTGTATCTTGTGATGAGGATCTGCAGAATATGATGGAGGAATGTAATGAAATAGAAGATAAAGAGGGGCCGCACAAGCTTAGAATGTTCTTTTTCTCCATCAGTGATTTGGAGGATCATTTTGGTCTGCACACTGTGGATGGCGACTCTGAGGTTCAGTATGTTGTTGCTGTCAATGGCATGGACCTGGGATCAAGAAAAAGCTCGACCATACATGGGTTGACAAGCTCGGTAGCTAATCAATTAGATGAGACGAATAGACTCAATATTCAGAAGGGAACAAGTAGTGTTGTGAAAGACTCAATAGGGTTAGGTGCTCCAGTTTTGACTGGAAAAATCATTTCAGCAACAGCTGCTCAATCTTCTGAACCTATTCTGCCAAGCTCTTCACATGCCTATGAAGCTTATCCTCATTTTCAACATGGACACGTTATGCATTATGGACAAAATGTGCAGGACCCATTGCAGAATGGCCATGCCTTTCCAAGTCAATCCCATTTTGGAGACACTCCTACTTCAGTGCCACATCATGGGATTCATGGTATAATGAATGGAGGAGGAGGTTCAATTGAGGGGCAGACCAGTGGCTCGAGAGAGCGTAACTTTGAGATGCCAATGAAGGAGGTACAGCCATTACATGATGGTTCCTTTCAGCAAGAGAGTGACCCTGAAAAACTTCGCCCCTCAAGGAAAGAGCAATCTGTCCCCAAACCGCTGTATGATGGTAATTTGATGAACTATCCTCCTGTTGAAGAAGCATCAAAAGATGAAAGGAAGTACCAGGAACCTGAAAATGTTGCTTCATCAATTGATTCCGGGATGCTGGTTCACAATCCTAGTGAAGTGGATCATCTGTCCACATCTAACAATGCATTTGCTCCTACCTATGCTGAATCAATGTCCAATGAGATTGATTTGGGGTACCTTGAGCCACCTGTGCAGCCTCAGAGAATTTACTACTCGGAAAGAATTCCCAGGGAGCAAGCAGAGTTGCTGAATCGATCGTCGAAATCTGATGATTCGCATGGTCCTCAGTTTCTCGTATCTCATTCACGCTCTGATATCACCCACCAGGATCCAATTACAGGAGTTAAGAAATTGCATGATCATGCAAATCTTCCTCCCCGGACTGAACAACAATCCTCCTCAACTGTATATGTGGATGCTCAATCTGTTGATGATGGACTTGCCCAACTTCAGAAGTACAAAGAGTTTGCTGATTCAATTTGTGAGATGAATGCTAAGCTTTTGCAAGATGCAGATGGTGAATTAAAGCCAGCATTGCTAAACCCTGCGGATACTAAAGAGTTCACAAACAGGGATAGGATCCTTAAATCTGACCAAGATGCAAACTGCCTGAAAGGTAGCCATAAGAAACTTGTCACTGACGACATTGCAGAAGCTGTATCAGATTGTCCAACTGTAAGTCAGATACCTTCTATGAAGCACCATGAGGTTCCTGCATCTAATCATTCAGAGCTTAATCAGGACGAGTCTACTGGCAAGGATCCAAATACTGCTGACAATATGGGCCATGCACAAGTTGGTACATCTACTCCAGTGCAGGGAGACATAATTATTGATATCGAAGAACGATTTCCTCGTGATTTCCTGTCTGATATATTCTCCAAGGCAATACTTTCTGAAGGCTCCCCTGATGTTGGTTTACTGCAGAAGGATGGAGTTGGTTTGAGCTTTAAAATGGAAAATCATGATCCTAAGCGGTGGTCATATTTCCAAAAGTTGGCTCAAGAAGGGGCTGATCAACAAGATGTTTCTCTTATGGACCAGGATCTTGGTTTTCCTTCTGCAATTAGAAATGTTGAGGAAGACGATAGTAAATCGTATCATCGTACGCCTTTACCAACAGATGGAGTTCCAATGGCCCATATGAATTCTCAGCCTAATTTTGCAGAAGATATTAGCAGGGAAACTGGATTGCCTAAAGCTAATTATGATCATCAGCAACTGAAGGAAACTGAAAGTATGCAGTTTGAGGCCATGATGGAAAACCTAAGAGTTCCACAGTCTGATTATGAG CAAGGAAAGTCTACAAGTAGAACCGCTGGTTTACCTCCATTAAATCCTTCACTGGGAGAGTTTGACATCAGTACCTTGCAG TTGATAAAGAATGAAGATCTAGAACAGATGAAGGAATTGGGTTCTGGCACCTTTGGGACTGTGTATCATGGAAAATGGAGGGGGAGTGATGTTGCCATTAAAAGGCTAAATAAGAGCTGCTTCACTGGGAGATCATCAGAGCAAGAGAGACTG TCTGTTGAGTTCTGGCGGGAAGCTGACATTCTTTCAAAGCTTCACCATCCAAATGTGGTGGCATTTTATGGTGTAGTGCAAGATGGGCCAGGGGGAACACTAGCCACTGTAACTGAGTACATGGTTGATGGTTCTCTTAGGCATGTCTTGCTTCGAAAAGATAG GTATCTTGATCGTCGCAAGCGATTAATAATTGCCATGGATGCAGCATTTGGAATGGAATATTTGCACTCAAAGAACATTGTGCATTTTGACCTGAAGTGTGACAACTTGCTTGTGAACCTAAAAGATCCTCAACGGCCAATTTGCAAG GTCGGTGACTTTGGGCTTTCAAAAATCAAGCGAAATACGCTGGTTTCTGGTGGTGTGCGGGGAACATTACCATGGATGGCCCCAGAGTTGCTGAATGGAAGCAGCACTAAGGTCTCCGAAAAG